Proteins from a single region of Magnetospirillum sp. 15-1:
- a CDS encoding enoyl-CoA hydratase-related protein: MSELVLSHVEGGVQVVRMNRPDKKNALIGEMYAALAEAFVRGEADDEVGVFLLLGSQTDFSAGNDLPDFLTWTALTGSVADKFIRAVAGARKPVVAAVRGAAIGLGSTLLPHCDLVYAAPGTRFHMPFINLGIVPEAGSSQTMPALAGHRRAAEMLMLGEPFGVETAEAIGLINGVVPGEELEETAMAAARKLAAKPQAILRQIKALMKTPPEPIMDRLTREAGVFDGCLKGEALTEAVTAFKEKRAPDFSKCR; the protein is encoded by the coding sequence ATGAGCGAGCTGGTGCTGTCCCATGTCGAAGGCGGCGTTCAGGTGGTCCGCATGAACCGCCCGGACAAGAAGAACGCCCTGATCGGCGAGATGTACGCCGCCCTGGCCGAGGCCTTCGTCAGGGGCGAGGCCGACGACGAGGTCGGCGTCTTCCTGCTCCTGGGCAGCCAGACCGACTTCTCGGCCGGCAACGACCTGCCCGACTTCCTGACCTGGACGGCGCTTACCGGCTCGGTGGCGGACAAGTTCATCCGCGCCGTGGCCGGGGCCAGGAAGCCGGTGGTCGCCGCGGTGCGCGGCGCCGCCATCGGTCTCGGCTCGACCCTGCTGCCCCATTGCGATCTGGTCTATGCCGCGCCGGGCACCCGCTTCCATATGCCGTTCATCAATCTGGGAATCGTGCCGGAAGCCGGCTCCAGCCAGACCATGCCCGCCCTGGCCGGTCATCGCCGCGCCGCCGAGATGCTGATGCTGGGCGAGCCGTTCGGCGTGGAAACCGCCGAGGCCATCGGCCTGATCAACGGCGTGGTGCCGGGCGAGGAACTGGAGGAGACCGCCATGGCGGCGGCCCGCAAGCTGGCGGCCAAGCCACAGGCGATTCTGCGGCAGATCAAGGCGCTGATGAAGACGCCGCCCGAGCCGATCATGGATCGCCTGACCCGCGAGGCGGGGGTGTTCGACGGCTGTCTGAAGGGCGAGGCCCTGACCGAGGCGGTCACCGCCTTCAAGGAAAAGCGGGCTCCCGATTTCAGCAAGTGCCGGTGA
- a CDS encoding FAD-binding and (Fe-S)-binding domain-containing protein, whose protein sequence is MTRHSPAPDYSALLQDLTGVMPVERLITDPLRRLAYGTDASFYRLVPQVVAEVRNEAEVKGVLAACRRFGAPVTFRAAGTSLSGQAVSDSVLMILGTGWTQAVVEEDGRRIRLQPGVIGADANRRLAAFARKIGPDPASIDSCKIGGIAANNASGMCCGTSDNSYQTMMSMRLVLADGTLVDTGNPDSVAAFRASHAALLSKLDEMGKRVRGDETLAGRIRHKFAIKNTTGYSLNALVDFTDPLDILTHLMIGSEGTLGFIAEITYRTVAEHAHKASALLLFPDIAEACRAVALLKQAPVSAVELMDRASLRSVEDKPGMPGQIRGLAKGVTALLVEARGESGDDLAANLAAIGKVLSGVTTLFPPQFTNDPAEYGKLWKIRKGLFPAVGAVRPVGTTVIIEDVAFPIHSLAAATVDLERLCRKHGYTEAIIFGHALDGNLHFVFTQDFGIKAEVDRYARFMDEVAELVVKKYDGSLKAEHGTGRNMAPFVEMEWGTEATQLMWDIKHLLDPEGMLNPGVLLDRDPRAHLNNLKPLPAADALVDTCIECGFCERMCPSHGMTLSPRQRITSWREISRLTAANQNADELRRLYDYQGIDTCAACGLCATACPVGIETGRLTKSLRGRRLGGTAQAVGQWTANHYGAALAATRFGLGAAALVSKLAGPGTMAAMALGLRKLSGGHSPKVGKHLPTNAAFTPPVNAQVGERVVYFPTCAARAMGPASGDPEKDSLPTVMTRVLQRAGFGVVIPEGLDNLCCGQAFESKGLQATADAKAAQLEAALFKASEHGKLPIVMDASACTWRMKTYLGERLAVQDSVEFLHDAVLPRLKPDRQTQPVLVHVNCGARKMGLDDKMVGLAKACAAQVVTPEGVGCCGFAGDKGFTTPELNDHALRHLAPQVPRNCEAGYSSNRTCEIGLADHADVPYRSIVYLLDRTTR, encoded by the coding sequence GTGACCCGTCATTCGCCTGCCCCCGACTATTCCGCCCTGCTGCAGGATCTGACCGGCGTGATGCCGGTGGAGCGGCTGATCACCGATCCGCTGCGCCGCCTGGCCTATGGCACCGACGCCAGCTTCTACCGGCTGGTGCCCCAGGTGGTGGCCGAGGTCAGGAACGAGGCCGAGGTCAAGGGCGTGCTGGCCGCCTGCCGCCGCTTCGGCGCCCCCGTCACCTTCCGGGCCGCCGGCACCTCGCTGTCCGGTCAGGCGGTCAGCGATTCCGTGCTGATGATCCTGGGCACCGGCTGGACCCAGGCGGTGGTCGAGGAAGACGGCCGGCGCATCCGCCTGCAGCCCGGCGTGATCGGCGCCGACGCCAACCGCCGCCTCGCCGCCTTCGCCCGCAAGATCGGCCCCGACCCGGCCAGCATCGATTCGTGCAAGATCGGCGGCATCGCCGCCAACAACGCCAGCGGCATGTGCTGCGGCACCTCGGACAATTCCTACCAGACCATGATGTCCATGCGGCTGGTCCTGGCCGACGGCACCCTGGTCGATACCGGCAACCCGGACAGCGTCGCCGCCTTCCGCGCCTCCCACGCCGCTTTGCTGTCCAAGCTGGACGAGATGGGCAAGCGCGTGCGGGGCGACGAGACCCTTGCCGGCCGCATCCGCCACAAGTTCGCCATCAAGAACACCACCGGCTATTCGCTCAACGCCCTGGTGGACTTCACCGACCCGCTCGACATCCTCACCCACCTGATGATCGGCTCGGAAGGCACGCTCGGCTTCATCGCCGAGATCACCTACCGCACGGTGGCCGAGCACGCCCACAAGGCCAGCGCCCTGCTGCTGTTCCCCGACATCGCCGAGGCCTGCCGCGCCGTGGCGCTGCTGAAGCAGGCGCCGGTCTCCGCCGTGGAACTGATGGACCGCGCCAGCTTGCGCTCGGTCGAGGACAAGCCCGGCATGCCCGGCCAGATCCGTGGGCTGGCCAAAGGCGTCACCGCCCTGCTGGTGGAGGCGCGCGGCGAAAGCGGCGACGATCTGGCCGCCAATCTGGCGGCGATCGGCAAGGTGCTGAGCGGCGTCACCACCTTGTTCCCGCCCCAGTTCACCAACGACCCGGCCGAATACGGCAAGCTGTGGAAGATCAGGAAGGGCCTGTTCCCGGCCGTGGGCGCCGTGCGCCCGGTGGGCACCACCGTCATCATCGAGGACGTGGCCTTCCCCATCCATTCCCTGGCCGCCGCCACCGTGGACCTGGAGCGCCTGTGCCGCAAGCACGGCTATACGGAAGCGATCATCTTCGGCCATGCGCTGGACGGCAATCTGCACTTCGTCTTCACCCAGGATTTCGGCATCAAGGCCGAGGTCGACCGCTATGCCCGCTTCATGGACGAGGTGGCCGAACTGGTGGTCAAAAAGTACGACGGCTCGCTGAAGGCCGAGCACGGCACCGGGCGCAACATGGCCCCCTTCGTCGAGATGGAATGGGGCACCGAGGCCACGCAACTGATGTGGGACATCAAGCACCTGCTCGACCCCGAGGGCATGCTCAATCCCGGCGTGCTGCTGGACCGCGATCCCCGCGCCCATCTCAACAACCTGAAGCCGCTGCCCGCCGCCGATGCCCTGGTCGATACCTGCATCGAGTGCGGCTTCTGCGAGCGCATGTGCCCCAGCCACGGCATGACGCTCAGCCCCCGCCAGCGCATCACCTCGTGGCGCGAGATTTCGAGGCTGACCGCCGCCAACCAGAACGCCGACGAGCTGCGCCGCCTCTACGACTACCAGGGTATCGACACCTGCGCCGCCTGCGGCCTGTGCGCCACCGCCTGCCCCGTGGGCATCGAGACCGGCCGGCTGACCAAATCCCTGCGCGGCCGCCGTCTGGGCGGCACCGCCCAGGCCGTCGGACAGTGGACCGCCAATCATTACGGCGCGGCCCTGGCCGCCACCCGTTTCGGACTGGGCGCCGCCGCCCTGGTCTCCAAGCTGGCGGGACCGGGCACCATGGCCGCCATGGCCTTGGGGCTTCGCAAGCTGTCGGGCGGACACAGCCCCAAGGTGGGCAAGCACCTGCCCACCAATGCCGCCTTCACGCCGCCGGTCAATGCCCAGGTGGGCGAGCGGGTGGTGTACTTCCCCACCTGCGCAGCCCGTGCCATGGGCCCCGCCTCGGGCGATCCGGAAAAGGATTCGCTGCCCACCGTGATGACCAGGGTGCTGCAGCGGGCCGGCTTCGGGGTGGTAATCCCCGAGGGTCTCGACAATCTGTGCTGCGGCCAGGCCTTCGAGAGCAAGGGGCTGCAGGCTACCGCCGATGCCAAGGCCGCCCAGTTGGAAGCAGCCCTGTTCAAGGCCTCCGAGCACGGCAAGCTGCCCATCGTCATGGATGCCTCGGCCTGTACCTGGCGCATGAAGACCTATCTGGGCGAGCGCCTCGCGGTGCAGGACTCGGTGGAGTTCCTGCATGACGCGGTGCTGCCCCGCCTCAAGCCCGACAGGCAGACCCAACCGGTGCTGGTCCACGTCAATTGCGGCGCCCGCAAGATGGGCCTGGACGACAAGATGGTCGGTCTGGCCAAGGCCTGCGCCGCCCAGGTGGTGACGCCCGAGGGCGTGGGCTGCTGCGGCTTCGCCGGCGACAAGGGCTTTACCACGCCCGAACTCAACGACCATGCCCTGCGGCATCTGGCTCCCCAGGTGCCCCGGAACTGCGAGGCGGGCTATTCCTCCAACCGTACCTGCGAGATCGGCCTGGCCGACCACGCCGACGTGCCGTACCGCTCCATCGTCTATCTGCTCGATCGCACCACGCGGTAA
- a CDS encoding F0F1 ATP synthase subunit epsilon: MAEKIQFELVSPAKLLVSSKVDMVVVPGSEGDFGALARHAPMITTVRPGVIDIHDGGKVSSSIFVAGGFAEVNEERITVLAEEAIPVGELTAEMAEARKKAAKEAMDDAGNERDKAHAQRLTLIAEAMAAAVA, translated from the coding sequence ATGGCCGAGAAGATTCAGTTCGAATTGGTGTCCCCGGCGAAGCTTCTGGTTTCGTCCAAGGTGGACATGGTCGTGGTGCCCGGCAGCGAAGGCGACTTCGGTGCCCTGGCCCGGCACGCCCCGATGATCACCACCGTGCGTCCGGGTGTCATCGACATCCACGACGGCGGTAAGGTTTCGTCGTCCATCTTCGTGGCCGGCGGCTTTGCCGAGGTCAACGAGGAGCGCATTACGGTGCTGGCCGAGGAAGCCATTCCGGTGGGTGAACTGACCGCCGAGATGGCCGAAGCCCGCAAGAAGGCCGCCAAGGAAGCCATGGACGATGCCGGCAACGAGCGCGACAAGGCTCATGCCCAGCGTCTGACTCTGATCGCCGAGGCCATGGCCGCCGCCGTCGCCTGA
- a CDS encoding (Fe-S)-binding protein, protein MTTPPRPNSVYFFGTCLIDLFYPEAGLAGMELLKREGLKVVFPPKQTCCGQPARNNGYQDEARAVARLQLDAFPGDRPIVVPSGSCAGMMKTHYPEMFEGTPDHDRAVAFSKRVFELTEFLVDVLGVKLEDKGQPVTVTWHPSCHSQREAGVIEQPKALLRQLANVTLVENPREKECCGFGGAFAVRQAEISAAMVADKVASIEETGATQVVSGDCGCLMNITGAAEKSRKGFKGRHIAEFILERCHGR, encoded by the coding sequence ATGACCACGCCCCCACGCCCGAACTCCGTCTACTTCTTCGGCACCTGCCTGATCGACCTGTTCTACCCCGAGGCCGGACTGGCCGGGATGGAGCTGTTGAAGCGCGAAGGCCTCAAGGTGGTGTTCCCCCCCAAGCAGACCTGCTGCGGCCAGCCGGCCCGCAACAACGGTTATCAGGACGAGGCCCGTGCCGTGGCGCGGCTGCAGCTGGACGCCTTTCCCGGCGACCGGCCCATCGTGGTGCCGTCGGGCTCGTGCGCCGGCATGATGAAGACCCACTACCCCGAGATGTTCGAGGGCACCCCCGATCATGATCGGGCGGTGGCCTTTTCCAAGCGGGTGTTCGAGTTGACCGAGTTCCTGGTGGACGTGCTGGGCGTCAAGCTGGAGGACAAGGGCCAGCCGGTAACCGTCACCTGGCACCCGTCCTGCCATTCCCAGCGGGAAGCCGGGGTGATCGAGCAGCCCAAGGCGCTACTGCGGCAATTGGCCAACGTCACCCTGGTCGAGAACCCGCGCGAGAAGGAATGCTGCGGCTTCGGCGGCGCCTTCGCGGTGCGTCAGGCGGAAATCTCGGCGGCCATGGTCGCCGACAAGGTAGCCTCCATCGAGGAAACCGGCGCCACCCAGGTGGTGTCGGGCGATTGCGGCTGCCTGATGAACATCACCGGCGCCGCCGAGAAAAGCCGCAAGGGCTTCAAGGGCCGCCACATCGCCGAATTCATCCTGGAGCGCTGCCATGGCCGCTGA
- a CDS encoding hemerythrin domain-containing protein has translation MSGNALWQYRWSDDFALGDPTVDGQHRAFFEEAAALRAALASDEPKECIVAYCAAFVANLRAHFADEERLMGRIGFPAQNIHRQEHQRLLARTEEVVAEIHAADCLIDCLLGAHALMEALVEHVTNQDMRIKAFMPRQCA, from the coding sequence ATGAGCGGCAACGCATTGTGGCAGTATCGGTGGAGCGACGATTTCGCCCTGGGTGACCCCACGGTGGACGGGCAGCATCGTGCCTTTTTCGAGGAGGCCGCCGCCCTGCGCGCCGCCCTGGCGTCGGACGAGCCCAAGGAGTGCATCGTCGCCTATTGCGCCGCTTTCGTCGCCAATCTGCGGGCCCACTTCGCCGACGAGGAGCGCCTGATGGGCCGGATCGGCTTTCCCGCCCAAAATATTCACCGCCAGGAGCACCAGCGCCTGCTGGCCCGCACCGAGGAGGTGGTGGCGGAAATCCATGCCGCCGACTGCCTGATCGACTGCCTGCTCGGCGCCCACGCCCTGATGGAGGCGCTGGTGGAGCACGTCACCAACCAGGACATGCGCATCAAGGCCTTCATGCCCCGGCAATGCGCATGA
- a CDS encoding lactate utilization protein has translation MNNQRERILSRLKAAPKAAAPLRPDWTPPAYDAAGRKAKFKAMLEASHADVHEVSPRDWPERLKTILANKGVGNVVYAPATPAGRQLAESWAGSGPELVAYDRAVEEFKDMLVSKADAGLTTTKGGIAQTGSLVLWPTPDEPRLMSLLPPIHVALVEEASLTDSLAETIRAQGWAGAMPTNAVLVSGPSKTADIEQTLAYGVHGPKELIVLLIGSDSP, from the coding sequence ATGAATAACCAGCGTGAGCGTATCCTGTCGCGCCTGAAGGCCGCGCCCAAGGCGGCCGCGCCGCTGCGCCCCGACTGGACGCCGCCCGCCTATGACGCCGCCGGCCGCAAGGCCAAGTTCAAGGCCATGCTGGAGGCCTCCCACGCCGACGTGCACGAGGTGAGCCCCCGCGACTGGCCAGAACGGCTCAAGACCATCCTGGCCAACAAGGGGGTGGGCAACGTGGTCTATGCCCCCGCCACTCCGGCGGGCCGGCAATTGGCCGAAAGCTGGGCGGGCAGCGGCCCCGAACTGGTGGCCTATGACCGTGCGGTGGAGGAGTTCAAGGACATGCTGGTGTCCAAGGCCGACGCCGGCCTGACCACCACCAAGGGCGGCATCGCCCAGACCGGCTCGCTGGTGCTGTGGCCGACGCCCGACGAGCCCCGGCTGATGAGCCTGCTGCCGCCCATCCACGTGGCGCTGGTGGAAGAAGCCAGCCTGACCGATTCCTTGGCCGAGACCATCCGCGCCCAGGGCTGGGCGGGGGCCATGCCCACCAACGCCGTACTGGTGTCGGGACCGTCGAAGACCGCCGACATCGAGCAGACCCTGGCCTATGGCGTCCATGGGCCGAAGGAACTGATCGTCCTGCTGATCGGGAGTGATTCTCCGTGA
- a CDS encoding ferritin-like domain-containing protein, with protein MQGGKGWSIDDIGWDRFDPGLVDSDLLQVIKAAAMVERNAADYTLYLARVFRDDPAFVAALEQWRADETRHGDCLGRYAQLADPDFDFAARFKRFTDGYRIPVHAEASVRGSTTGELLARCIVETGTSSFYSAIRDRSREPVLRDLCHRIAGDEFRHYKLFYGAMRDAQARDRLPLWRRALVAVGRIRESDDDELAYAWHAANDPDGLAYDRERCNAAYATRAYGVYGQVHAERAAGMVVKAVGLDPQGWLGRRARDFAWVKMRQRAKAPPPL; from the coding sequence ATGCAAGGCGGCAAGGGTTGGAGCATCGACGACATCGGCTGGGATCGCTTCGATCCCGGGCTGGTGGATTCCGATCTCCTCCAGGTGATCAAGGCCGCCGCCATGGTCGAGCGCAATGCTGCCGACTACACCCTTTATCTTGCGCGGGTCTTCCGCGACGACCCCGCCTTCGTCGCCGCCCTCGAGCAGTGGCGGGCCGATGAGACCCGCCATGGCGACTGCCTGGGCCGCTATGCCCAACTGGCCGACCCCGATTTCGATTTCGCCGCCCGGTTCAAACGCTTCACCGACGGTTACCGTATCCCCGTCCATGCCGAGGCCTCGGTGCGGGGATCGACCACCGGTGAATTGCTGGCCCGCTGTATCGTCGAGACGGGAACCTCGTCCTTCTATTCCGCCATCCGCGACCGCAGCCGCGAGCCGGTGCTGCGCGACCTGTGCCACCGCATCGCCGGCGACGAGTTCCGCCATTACAAACTGTTTTACGGGGCCATGCGGGACGCCCAGGCCCGTGACCGGCTGCCGCTGTGGCGCCGTGCCCTGGTGGCGGTGGGGCGTATCCGGGAAAGCGACGACGACGAGCTGGCCTATGCCTGGCACGCCGCCAATGATCCGGACGGATTGGCCTATGATCGTGAGCGCTGCAACGCGGCCTATGCCACGCGCGCCTATGGGGTGTACGGACAGGTGCATGCCGAGCGGGCGGCGGGCATGGTGGTGAAGGCGGTCGGCCTCGATCCCCAGGGCTGGCTGGGCCGCCGGGCCCGCGATTTCGCCTGGGTCAAGATGCGGCAGCGGGCCAAAGCCCCGCCGCCGCTATAG
- a CDS encoding FCD domain-containing protein: MMHALPKPADPPATDPLARLLQAHPETVFDYFEFRRVMAGNAAALAAERATQEDLARLRACMDAMEKAHALDDPAQEAATDAEFHLAVYESAHNLVMSQVMHRIFDMLKVGVFYDRIDLYRRRGVRDAFLRQHQAIWQAIASGNPEAARTMAEAHINSTEESLREAQFANSRRDVALRRRAGSDLTGRIRAGQTAGKLVDK; this comes from the coding sequence ATGATGCACGCTCTCCCAAAGCCCGCCGATCCCCCCGCCACCGACCCGCTGGCCCGCCTGCTGCAGGCGCACCCCGAGACCGTCTTCGACTATTTCGAGTTCCGCCGGGTGATGGCCGGCAACGCCGCCGCCCTGGCGGCCGAGCGCGCCACGCAAGAGGATCTGGCCCGGCTGCGGGCCTGCATGGACGCCATGGAGAAGGCCCACGCCCTGGACGACCCTGCCCAGGAGGCGGCGACCGATGCCGAATTCCATCTCGCGGTCTACGAATCCGCCCACAACCTGGTGATGAGTCAGGTCATGCACCGGATCTTCGATATGCTGAAGGTCGGGGTCTTCTATGACCGGATCGACCTCTATCGCCGGCGCGGAGTCCGCGACGCCTTCCTGCGCCAGCATCAGGCCATCTGGCAGGCCATCGCCTCGGGCAATCCCGAGGCGGCCCGGACCATGGCCGAGGCCCATATCAATTCCACCGAGGAATCCCTGCGCGAGGCTCAGTTCGCCAACTCCCGGCGCGACGTGGCGCTGCGCCGCCGGGCCGGCTCCGACCTCACTGGCCGCATCCGGGCCGGACAAACCGCCGGGAAATTGGTGGACAAATAA
- a CDS encoding pyridoxamine 5'-phosphate oxidase family protein → MAQHHASISDRFAGFIAAQPMFFVATATEQGRINLSPKGLDGTFRILGPNRVAWLNLTGSGNETATHLCRNDRITIMFCAFSGAPLILRLYGRARALHHRDGEWAEFDALFPDYPAKRQIVVVEVDSIITSCGFGIPLMDYSGQRPTLPAWAQSKGPEGIGQYWRDKNLVSFDGLPTGLLDDPDETE, encoded by the coding sequence ATGGCCCAGCACCACGCCTCCATCTCCGACCGCTTCGCCGGGTTCATCGCCGCCCAGCCCATGTTCTTCGTCGCCACGGCCACGGAACAGGGGCGCATCAACCTGTCGCCTAAGGGGCTCGACGGTACCTTCCGCATCCTCGGTCCCAATCGGGTGGCATGGCTGAACCTGACCGGCAGCGGCAACGAAACGGCGACCCATCTGTGTCGCAACGACCGCATCACCATCATGTTCTGCGCCTTTTCCGGGGCGCCGCTGATTCTGCGGCTCTATGGCCGCGCCCGTGCGCTGCACCACCGCGATGGCGAGTGGGCGGAATTCGACGCCCTGTTCCCGGATTATCCCGCCAAGCGACAGATCGTCGTGGTCGAGGTGGACAGCATCATCACCTCCTGCGGCTTCGGCATTCCCCTGATGGATTATTCCGGTCAGCGCCCGACCTTGCCGGCCTGGGCGCAGAGCAAGGGACCGGAGGGAATCGGGCAGTATTGGCGTGACAAGAATCTGGTCAGCTTCGACGGCCTGCCCACCGGACTGCTGGACGATCCCGACGAGACGGAGTGA
- a CDS encoding LutB/LldF family L-lactate oxidation iron-sulfur protein — protein sequence MAAEAGKMEFGAKAHTALNDPKLRANFRRAMDGLMTKRAIQFADEAEWTSLRARGAAARANALAKLPELLEQLEANCLSNGIQVHWAETTQEANSIVLGILEAAGARTVIKGKSMVTEEMHLNAHLEKHGITPVESDLGEYIIQLAGEAPSHIVMPCIHKNKAEIAELFHDKIEGQAYTENVDELTAAARAALRGAFAGADAGISGVNFAVAETGTLVLIENEGNGRLSTTLPPLHIAVTGIEKVLEKLDDVPPLLSLLPRSATGQPITTYVNMISSPRKDGEKDGPKAVHLVLLDNGRSRVHGDTELRDTLRCIRCAACMNHCPVYTRVGGHTYTFTYPGPIGKLLTPQIEGLDCAGDQPHASTLCRACADVCPVQIPIPDLLVRLRTESVRPTSGQAVKGAGSSATAAETLGWKGWTLLYASPLVYRIGTRMLGWFGNLMPSSAPMLKQWTSVRTKPKFAAKSLHELAREKGYCDE from the coding sequence ATGGCCGCTGAAGCGGGGAAGATGGAATTCGGCGCCAAGGCCCACACGGCGCTGAACGATCCCAAGCTGCGGGCCAATTTCCGTCGCGCCATGGACGGACTGATGACCAAGCGGGCCATCCAGTTCGCCGACGAGGCGGAGTGGACGAGCTTGCGCGCCCGAGGGGCGGCGGCCCGCGCCAACGCGCTGGCCAAGCTGCCCGAACTGCTGGAGCAGTTGGAAGCCAATTGCCTGAGCAACGGCATCCAGGTGCATTGGGCCGAGACCACCCAGGAAGCCAATTCCATCGTGCTGGGCATCCTGGAGGCGGCGGGCGCCAGGACGGTGATCAAGGGCAAGTCCATGGTCACCGAGGAGATGCACCTCAACGCCCATCTGGAAAAGCACGGCATCACCCCGGTCGAATCCGACCTGGGCGAGTACATCATCCAGTTGGCGGGCGAGGCGCCCAGCCACATCGTCATGCCCTGCATCCACAAGAACAAGGCCGAGATCGCCGAACTGTTCCACGACAAGATCGAGGGCCAGGCCTACACCGAGAACGTGGACGAACTGACCGCCGCCGCACGGGCGGCGTTGCGCGGCGCCTTCGCCGGCGCCGATGCCGGCATCTCGGGTGTCAATTTCGCGGTGGCCGAGACCGGCACCCTGGTGCTGATCGAGAACGAGGGCAACGGGCGGCTGTCCACCACGCTCCCGCCGCTGCACATCGCGGTGACCGGTATCGAGAAGGTGCTGGAAAAGCTCGACGACGTGCCGCCGCTTTTGTCCCTGCTGCCCCGCTCGGCCACCGGCCAGCCCATCACCACCTACGTCAACATGATCTCGTCGCCGCGCAAGGACGGCGAGAAGGACGGCCCCAAGGCGGTGCATCTGGTGCTGCTGGACAACGGCCGGTCGCGCGTCCACGGTGATACCGAGCTGCGCGATACGTTGCGCTGTATCCGCTGCGCCGCCTGCATGAACCACTGCCCGGTCTATACCCGGGTGGGCGGCCACACCTACACCTTCACCTATCCCGGCCCCATCGGAAAGCTGCTGACGCCCCAGATCGAAGGGCTGGACTGCGCTGGCGACCAGCCGCACGCCTCGACGCTGTGCCGGGCCTGCGCCGACGTCTGTCCGGTGCAGATCCCCATCCCCGACCTGCTGGTCCGCCTGCGCACCGAATCGGTTCGCCCCACCTCGGGTCAAGCGGTCAAGGGTGCCGGCTCGTCGGCCACTGCCGCCGAGACCCTGGGCTGGAAGGGCTGGACGCTGCTTTACGCCTCACCCCTGGTCTACCGCATCGGCACCAGGATGCTCGGCTGGTTCGGCAATCTGATGCCGTCCTCCGCCCCCATGCTGAAGCAGTGGACCAGCGTGCGGACCAAGCCGAAATTCGCCGCCAAGAGCCTGCATGAACTGGCCCGCGAGAAGGGATACTGCGATGAATAA